One Brassica napus cultivar Da-Ae chromosome C4, Da-Ae, whole genome shotgun sequence genomic region harbors:
- the LOC106413227 gene encoding dirigent protein 9 — translation MNNGVPLVNSNNINSVINPNTAPLLTGLGGAQTSTVIQNTNANSNDALSTNSLPFVTAGNLPPGAALQHLMFGTITVVDDELTESHELGSAVIGKAQGFYLASSLDGTSQTLSLTVLLDREHDHHDTLDDAISFFGVHRTASHASQIAVIGGTGKFEHAKGYAIVETLHNQNNQHITDGQDTILHFSVYLTYYKA, via the exons ATGA ACAACGGAGTCCCGCTTGTCAACTCAAACAACATCAACAGCGTCATTAACCCAAACACAGCCCCGCTTCTCACAGGCCTAGGCGGCGCACAGACCAGCACAGTGATCCAAAACACCAACGCAAACTCCAACGACGCCCTCAGCACCAACAGTCTCCCCTTTGTAACCGCGGGAAACCTCCCTCCAGGTGCTGCTCTCCAGCATCTCATGTTTGGAACCATAACCGTTGTGGACGATGAGCTAACCGAAAGCCACGAGCTAGGCTCAGCGGTTATAGGGAAGGCTCAGGGGTTTTACCTGGCTAGCTCCTTGGATGGGACGAGTCAGACACTTTCTCTGACCGTGTTGCTAGACAGAGAGCATGACCATCATGACACTTTGGACGATGCTATTAGCTTCTTTGGTGTTCACAGGACAGCCTCTCATGCCTCTCAGATTGCTGTTATCGGCGGGACGGGGAAGTTTGAGCATGCTAAAGGGTATGCTATAGTGGAGACTCTGCATAACCAGAACAaccagcatatcactgatggtCAAGACACTATTCTACACTTCAGTGTATACCTCACCTACTACAAAGCTTGA
- the LOC106416162 gene encoding ribonuclease H2 subunit C produces MGTIDFGGAASGEASIADLSGQVHQVPCCIRFDGPAQVSNYFKPKSSEVEVDGVRTEEAYFRGRKLQGATISMPSGYSGFVLGQASNKNANGKRKACSDEEENPCWEVKAKFDKMTYWNHDTLPSKDDTILRSFHWFNIAEALHKPVTVEDLVAVTDGGGM; encoded by the exons ATGGGAACCATAGACTTTGGTGGTGCTGCTTCAGGTGAAGCTTCGATTGCTGATCTCAGCGGTCAGGTTCACCAGGTTCCTTGCTGCATTAGATTCGACGGTCCTGCTCAAGTTTCCAACTATTTCAAGCCTAAGTCCAGTG AGGTTGAAGTTGATGGAGTGAGAACGGAAGAAGCTTATTTCAGAGGAAGGAAGTTGCAGGGAGCAACTATCTCAATGCCTAGTGGCTACTCTG GCTTTGTACTTGGACAAGCGAGTAATAAGAACGCCAATGGAAAGAGAAAGGCTTGTAGTGACGAAGAGGAGAATCCGTGTTGGGAAGTGAAGGCCAAGTTCGATAAAATGACATACTGGAATCATGATACTCTTCCTTCAAAAGACGATACTATATTGCGGTCTTTCCATTGGTTCAACATTGCAGAAGCG CTGCATAAGCCAGTGACAGTTGAAGACCTGGTTGCAGTGACAGATGGTGGAGGAATGTGa